The Actinobacillus succinogenes 130Z region GGTAATAATAACGCAATTGGAAACCTGCTTAGCGGAGCGGATTAGTGAAGTTTTTAAGGAAGTAAATGTGCGAGTGCGCTTTTCCAGTGCCGCCGGCGTAGAAGTGACAGGATTTAAGGATAAGGAAGAACGAGAACGCTTTATGCGGTTTCTGGAAGAATTGTGGACGGATGACGGTTTGTCGGATATGGCGTAACGGCAAAAGTGCGGTCGAAAAAATAATGTTTTTCCGACCGCACTTTGAAGATTTATAGCTTTATACCGTAGCGGTGTTGTTTTCGGAATTGCTCTTGCTTTCTTCTACCA contains the following coding sequences:
- a CDS encoding DinI-like family protein gives rise to the protein MKQLDIKFVKERDSQKAAQQAVIITQLETCLAERISEVFKEVNVRVRFSSAAGVEVTGFKDKEERERFMRFLEELWTDDGLSDMA